One window from the genome of Pedococcus badiiscoriae encodes:
- a CDS encoding prenyltransferase/squalene oxidase repeat-containing protein: MPGTPSTKAGYAAGFIARTLAARADHYNYPASTYFDGGNTIDAVLGLDGAGVGLTQADATTSYLAAHVNDYVGYPDPANPSSPETYAGPLGKLVIGVVAQGGDPTAFGGQDLVARLQGLITASGRFSDKSNFGDPSNPTGDYSNTIGQALDVIAIGRATSSVPQAASNYLLDQQCTDGGFRGNLDVANTPCTSDADATAFAAQALVGLLGETDPATVKALQWLASHQAANGGFLNQDGQYNANTAGVAAQAFAAGGLAVQLARAQAFIASLQLDCGFATALRGGIAFTAADRATLKTAPTTTAALDRALRATPQATLGLAGGSLLTVTGEGATATAPTLSCRPTPPTTPSTTTTTTTRPASSTSTTAAAPVPADLGASGDPGSATPGNLAFTGADVAAATLLGAMLLVAGVGAILLARRKGEHA, from the coding sequence GTGCCGGGCACCCCCTCCACCAAGGCCGGCTACGCCGCCGGGTTCATCGCGCGCACCCTCGCGGCTCGGGCCGACCACTACAACTACCCGGCCTCGACGTACTTCGACGGCGGCAACACGATCGACGCCGTCCTGGGGCTCGATGGCGCCGGGGTCGGCCTCACCCAGGCCGACGCCACCACCAGCTACCTCGCTGCGCACGTCAACGACTACGTGGGCTACCCGGACCCGGCGAACCCCTCCAGCCCCGAGACGTATGCCGGGCCGCTGGGCAAGCTCGTCATCGGCGTGGTCGCGCAGGGCGGCGACCCGACCGCCTTCGGTGGTCAGGACCTCGTCGCCCGCCTCCAGGGCCTGATAACCGCGAGCGGACGATTCTCCGACAAGTCGAACTTCGGCGACCCGAGCAACCCGACCGGCGACTACTCGAACACCATCGGGCAGGCGCTGGACGTCATCGCCATCGGGCGCGCCACGAGCTCGGTGCCCCAGGCGGCCAGCAACTACCTGCTGGACCAGCAGTGCACGGACGGTGGGTTCCGCGGCAACCTGGACGTGGCCAACACCCCGTGCACGAGCGACGCCGACGCCACCGCCTTCGCGGCTCAGGCGCTGGTCGGCCTGCTGGGCGAGACCGATCCCGCGACGGTCAAGGCGCTGCAGTGGCTCGCGTCCCACCAGGCGGCCAACGGCGGCTTCCTCAACCAGGACGGCCAGTACAACGCCAACACCGCCGGCGTCGCCGCTCAGGCCTTCGCGGCCGGGGGCCTTGCGGTGCAGCTGGCCCGGGCGCAGGCGTTCATCGCCAGCCTGCAGCTCGACTGCGGCTTCGCCACCGCGCTGCGCGGCGGCATCGCGTTCACCGCGGCGGACCGCGCCACCCTCAAGACAGCGCCCACCACCACGGCTGCCCTCGACCGGGCCCTGCGGGCGACGCCCCAGGCCACCCTCGGCCTGGCCGGGGGTTCCCTGCTCACGGTCACCGGCGAAGGGGCCACGGCCACCGCGCCGACCCTGAGCTGCCGTCCCACCCCACCGACGACCCCGTCGACGACCACCACCACGACGACCCGGCCAGCCTCCTCGACGTCGACCACCGCGGCGGCCCCGGTCCCGGCCGACTTGGGCGCTTCGGGTGACCCCGGATCCGCCACCCCGGGCAACCTGGCCTTCACCGGCGCCGACGTGGCGGCAGCGACCCTCCTCGGAGCGATGCTGCTGGTCGCCGGAGTGGGCGCCATCCTGCTGGCGCGGCGCAAGGGCGAGCACGCCTGA
- the ileS gene encoding isoleucine--tRNA ligase produces the protein MTYPKVSSDTVPNDAPGAALGVPASPRFPEIEERVLRYWDEDGTFVASVENRSAGTNGDNEFVFYDGPPFANGLPHYGHLLTGYVKDLIPRYQTMRGRRVERRFGWDTHGLPAELEAMSQLGIKTKDEILELGLEKFNAKCRESVLKYTGEWRDYVTRQARWVDFDHDYKTLNPDYMESVIWAFKALYDKGYVYEGFRVLPYCWNDQTPLSNHELRMDDDVYQNRQDPAVTVGLRLETGELALVWTTTPWTLPANLGIMVGPDIDYVVVESDVTGTTERYLIGEARLAAYAKDLFGSDSDAVADPASRIVERLKGSDLVGRSFTPPFSYYLGHERAHRVFPAEFVTTEDGTGLVHTAGAFGEEDKVVTDAAGIEPVIPVGPDGCFTYPVTDYEGVQVFDANALIIEHLKARTRGEGETGSVTEGTVLLRRETYDHSYPHCWRCRQPLIYMAVSSWFVEVTKFKDRMLELNEQITWVPEHVKHGQFGKWLANARDWSISRNRFWGSPIPVWKSDNPAYPRLDVYGSFAELEADFGVEVTDLHRPFIDQLTRPNPDDPTGQSTMRRVEDVLDVWFDSGSMSFAQVHYPFENAEWFEHHFPGDFIVEYIGQTRGWFYTLHVLATALFDRPAFSSCVSHGIVLGSDGQKMSKSLRNYPDVREVFDRDGADAMRWFLMSSPILRGGNLVVTEQGIRDGVRQVLIPLWNTWYFFSLYANAWGGGQGYEAKWSTASTDPLDRYLLAKLGEYVRTMQEQLDGYEVANACETTRGFLDVVTNWYVRRSRERFWDTGTGSGSGSAAGSERDGAKQAFDTLYTALEVVCRVAAPLLPLTTEEIWRGLTGGRSVHLTDWPDHTDLPADHALVSAMDRAREVCSVASSLRKAGGLRVRLPLQDLTVVTKDALALKDFGGIIADEVNVRTVTLRDLGEASEADFGITQRLTVNARAAGPRLGRDVQQAIKGSKSGDWSVAADGTVTAGGLDLLEGEYTLEMVVDSEQQGAAKATAMLPGGGFVVLDTQVTAELAQEGLARDIVRAVQQARRDAGLDVSDRISLTVTGSPAVWEATVAHQGLIVEETLASQFGSAPQLDALPRRGDVAEATVGDGEPVRIKVMKL, from the coding sequence ATGACCTATCCGAAGGTCTCCAGCGACACCGTTCCGAACGACGCCCCGGGGGCTGCCCTCGGCGTGCCCGCGTCTCCGCGCTTCCCCGAGATCGAGGAGCGGGTCCTGCGGTACTGGGACGAGGACGGCACCTTCGTCGCGTCCGTGGAGAACCGTTCTGCCGGCACGAACGGTGACAACGAGTTCGTCTTCTACGACGGTCCGCCCTTCGCCAACGGGCTGCCGCACTACGGCCACCTGCTCACCGGCTACGTCAAGGACCTGATCCCGCGCTACCAGACGATGCGCGGACGCCGGGTCGAGCGGCGCTTCGGCTGGGACACCCACGGGCTGCCCGCCGAGCTCGAGGCGATGAGCCAGCTGGGCATCAAGACCAAGGACGAGATCCTCGAGCTGGGCCTGGAGAAGTTCAACGCCAAGTGCCGCGAGTCGGTCCTGAAGTACACGGGGGAGTGGCGGGACTACGTCACCCGGCAGGCCCGGTGGGTCGACTTCGACCACGACTACAAGACCCTCAACCCCGACTACATGGAGTCGGTCATCTGGGCCTTCAAGGCGTTGTACGACAAGGGGTACGTCTACGAGGGCTTCCGCGTCCTGCCCTACTGCTGGAACGACCAGACGCCGCTGTCCAACCATGAGCTGCGCATGGACGACGACGTCTACCAGAACCGCCAGGACCCGGCAGTCACCGTCGGCCTGCGCCTGGAGACGGGGGAGCTCGCCCTCGTCTGGACGACGACGCCGTGGACGCTGCCGGCCAACCTCGGCATCATGGTCGGCCCGGACATCGACTACGTCGTGGTCGAGTCCGACGTCACCGGGACGACCGAGCGCTACCTCATCGGCGAGGCGCGGCTCGCGGCCTATGCCAAGGACCTCTTCGGCTCCGACAGCGACGCCGTCGCCGACCCGGCCTCGCGCATCGTGGAGCGGCTCAAGGGCAGCGACCTCGTCGGGCGGTCGTTCACCCCGCCCTTCTCCTACTACCTCGGCCACGAGCGCGCGCACCGGGTGTTCCCCGCGGAGTTCGTCACCACCGAGGACGGCACCGGGCTGGTCCACACCGCCGGCGCCTTCGGTGAGGAGGACAAGGTCGTCACCGATGCCGCGGGCATCGAGCCGGTGATCCCGGTGGGTCCCGACGGCTGCTTCACCTACCCCGTCACGGACTACGAGGGTGTCCAGGTCTTCGACGCCAACGCGCTCATCATCGAGCACCTGAAGGCTCGCACCCGCGGCGAGGGCGAGACGGGTTCGGTCACCGAGGGCACCGTGCTGCTGCGCCGGGAGACCTACGACCACTCCTACCCGCACTGCTGGCGGTGCAGGCAGCCCCTGATCTACATGGCGGTCTCGAGCTGGTTCGTCGAGGTCACCAAGTTCAAGGACCGGATGCTCGAGCTCAACGAGCAGATCACCTGGGTCCCCGAGCACGTCAAGCACGGCCAGTTCGGCAAGTGGCTGGCGAACGCCCGTGACTGGTCGATCTCGCGAAATCGCTTCTGGGGCAGTCCGATCCCGGTGTGGAAGTCCGACAACCCCGCCTACCCGCGCCTCGACGTCTACGGCTCGTTCGCCGAGCTGGAGGCGGACTTCGGCGTGGAGGTCACCGACCTGCACCGGCCGTTCATCGACCAGCTCACCCGGCCCAACCCGGACGACCCCACGGGCCAGTCGACCATGCGCCGCGTCGAGGACGTCCTCGACGTCTGGTTCGACTCCGGCTCGATGTCGTTCGCGCAGGTGCACTACCCGTTCGAGAACGCCGAGTGGTTCGAGCACCACTTCCCGGGCGACTTCATCGTCGAGTACATCGGCCAGACGCGTGGCTGGTTCTACACGCTGCACGTCCTCGCGACCGCGCTGTTCGACCGACCCGCCTTCTCCTCGTGCGTCAGCCACGGCATCGTGCTCGGCTCGGACGGCCAGAAGATGTCGAAGTCGCTGCGCAACTACCCCGACGTGCGCGAGGTGTTCGACCGCGACGGCGCCGACGCCATGCGCTGGTTCCTCATGTCGAGCCCGATCCTGCGCGGCGGCAACCTCGTCGTCACGGAGCAGGGCATCCGCGACGGCGTGCGCCAGGTGCTCATCCCGCTGTGGAACACCTGGTACTTCTTCTCGTTGTACGCCAACGCCTGGGGTGGCGGCCAGGGCTACGAGGCCAAGTGGTCGACGGCCTCCACGGACCCTCTCGACCGCTACCTGCTGGCCAAGCTGGGTGAGTACGTCCGCACCATGCAGGAGCAGCTGGACGGCTACGAGGTGGCGAACGCCTGCGAGACGACCCGTGGCTTCCTCGACGTGGTGACCAACTGGTACGTCCGTCGCTCGCGCGAGCGGTTCTGGGACACCGGCACCGGTTCCGGTTCTGGTTCCGCGGCCGGGTCCGAGCGTGATGGTGCCAAGCAGGCCTTCGACACGCTCTACACGGCCCTGGAGGTCGTATGCCGCGTGGCCGCGCCGCTGCTCCCGCTCACCACCGAGGAGATCTGGCGCGGACTCACGGGGGGCCGCTCGGTCCACCTCACCGACTGGCCGGACCACACCGACCTGCCGGCCGACCACGCACTGGTCTCGGCGATGGACCGCGCGCGGGAGGTCTGCTCCGTGGCGTCGTCGCTGCGCAAGGCCGGTGGCCTGCGCGTGCGGCTGCCGCTGCAGGACCTCACCGTGGTGACGAAGGATGCGCTGGCCCTCAAGGACTTCGGCGGGATCATCGCCGACGAGGTCAACGTGCGCACGGTCACGCTGCGTGACCTGGGCGAGGCGAGCGAGGCCGACTTCGGCATCACCCAGCGGCTGACCGTCAATGCCAGGGCCGCAGGTCCCCGGCTCGGGCGGGACGTGCAGCAGGCCATCAAGGGCAGCAAGTCGGGCGACTGGTCGGTGGCGGCCGACGGTACCGTGACTGCCGGCGGACTCGACCTCCTCGAGGGGGAGTACACCCTCGAGATGGTCGTCGACTCCGAGCAGCAGGGCGCTGCCAAGGCGACCGCGATGCTGCCCGGTGGCGGCTTCGTGGTGCTCGACACCCAGGTCACCGCCGAGCTGGCCCAGGAGGGCCTGGCCCGCGACATCGTGCGAGCCGTCCAGCAGGCCCGGCGTGACGCGGGGCTCGACGTGTCGGACCGGATCTCGTTGACGGTCACCGGGTCCCCGGCCGTGTGGGAGGCGACCGTGGCCCACCAGGGGCTCATCGTCGAGGAGACGCTGGCCAGCCAGTTCGGCAGCGCGCCGCAGCTCGACGCGCTGCCCCGCCGTGGCGACGTGGCCGAGGCCACCGTCGGCGACGGGGAACCGGTGCGCATCAAGGTCATGAAGCTCTGA
- a CDS encoding bifunctional folylpolyglutamate synthase/dihydrofolate synthase, which produces MPAPDAAQREAAHNLEVVKAMREAEEAILARAPEHDLEPSLDRVAAVMELLGDPQRTYPVIHLTGTNGKTSTTRIIDSLLREMGLKTGRFTSPHLHSVRERIAFSGEPISAEKFLAAYDDVLPVIEIVDARSVADGGPRMTYFEVLVAVAYAAFADAPIDVAIVEVGLGGSWDATNVADGSVAVVTPIALDHQHFLGNDVVDIATEKSGIIKADALAVIGVQEPDVAQVLADRAAEVGARIAFEGNDFGLLTRDVGVGGQQIAIRGLGGDYEDLFLPLHGAHQAHNATQAVVAVEAFFGAGEQRLDPEVVRAGLGRVTSPGRLEIVRRSPTVIVDAAHNPAGALALRDALEDSFNFAKIVGVIAILKDKDATEMLEVLEPVLDHVVVSRTTSPRAMRPDDLGELAVDIFGEDRVTVVQDLPDALDVAAGLADEGGVGGGVLATGSVTTAAEVRMLLGATDA; this is translated from the coding sequence ATGCCTGCTCCTGATGCCGCCCAGCGCGAGGCTGCGCACAACCTCGAGGTCGTCAAGGCGATGCGGGAGGCGGAGGAGGCCATCCTCGCCCGGGCTCCCGAGCACGACCTGGAGCCCAGCCTGGACCGGGTCGCCGCCGTGATGGAGCTGCTGGGCGACCCGCAGCGCACCTACCCGGTCATCCACCTCACGGGGACCAACGGCAAGACGTCGACGACCCGGATCATCGACTCGCTGCTGCGCGAGATGGGCCTGAAGACCGGCCGGTTCACCTCGCCGCACCTGCACAGCGTGCGGGAGCGGATCGCCTTCTCCGGCGAGCCGATCAGTGCCGAGAAGTTCCTCGCCGCCTACGACGACGTGCTGCCCGTCATCGAGATCGTCGACGCCCGTTCGGTGGCCGACGGTGGTCCGCGGATGACGTACTTCGAGGTGCTCGTCGCCGTGGCGTATGCCGCGTTCGCCGACGCGCCCATCGACGTCGCCATCGTGGAGGTGGGCCTCGGCGGCAGCTGGGACGCCACCAACGTCGCCGACGGGTCGGTCGCCGTTGTCACGCCCATCGCGCTGGACCACCAGCACTTCCTGGGCAACGACGTCGTCGACATCGCCACCGAGAAGTCCGGCATCATCAAGGCTGACGCCCTCGCCGTGATCGGGGTCCAGGAACCTGACGTGGCCCAGGTCCTCGCCGACCGCGCGGCGGAGGTCGGTGCCCGGATCGCCTTCGAGGGCAACGACTTCGGCCTGCTCACCCGTGACGTCGGTGTGGGCGGCCAGCAGATCGCCATCCGTGGTCTGGGGGGCGACTACGAGGACCTGTTCCTGCCCCTGCACGGTGCCCACCAGGCGCACAACGCGACCCAGGCCGTGGTCGCGGTGGAGGCGTTCTTCGGTGCCGGCGAGCAACGGCTGGACCCCGAGGTCGTCCGTGCGGGGCTGGGTCGCGTCACGTCGCCCGGTCGTCTGGAGATCGTGCGGCGCTCGCCGACAGTCATCGTCGACGCGGCGCACAACCCCGCCGGTGCCCTGGCCCTGCGCGACGCCCTGGAGGACTCGTTCAACTTCGCGAAGATCGTTGGGGTCATCGCCATCCTCAAGGACAAGGACGCCACCGAGATGCTCGAGGTCCTGGAGCCTGTCCTCGACCACGTGGTGGTCTCGCGCACGACGTCGCCGCGCGCCATGCGGCCCGACGACCTGGGCGAGCTGGCGGTCGACATCTTCGGCGAGGACCGGGTGACCGTGGTCCAGGACCTGCCGGACGCCCTCGACGTCGCGGCGGGACTGGCCGACGAGGGCGGTGTCGGCGGAGGGGTGCTCGCGACGGGTTCGGTGACCACCGCTGCCGAGGTGCGCATGCTGCTCGGCGCGACCGACGCCTGA
- a CDS encoding DUF4233 domain-containing protein, which translates to MKGIVFYGALGKFTWRMLATVLGSQGIVVFLGALVARGLASATGDDRSHAWLWTGIGLALLCFLAAGMMRRPWGVTLGWLIQVLTFASALVVPAMLGVGLIFLVLWVGSLVLCRRVEDQVAARQQTDPARQP; encoded by the coding sequence ATGAAGGGCATCGTCTTCTACGGCGCGCTGGGCAAGTTCACCTGGCGGATGCTCGCGACCGTGCTGGGCAGCCAGGGGATCGTGGTCTTCCTCGGCGCCCTGGTGGCCCGTGGCCTGGCCAGCGCCACAGGCGACGACCGCAGCCACGCATGGTTGTGGACCGGGATCGGTCTTGCGCTGCTGTGCTTCCTCGCCGCGGGCATGATGCGCCGGCCGTGGGGCGTCACGCTGGGCTGGCTCATCCAGGTGCTGACCTTCGCCAGCGCGCTCGTCGTGCCCGCCATGCTCGGCGTCGGGCTCATCTTCCTGGTGCTGTGGGTGGGCTCGCTGGTGCTGTGCCGCCGGGTGGAGGACCAGGTGGCGGCGCGTCAGCAGACGGACCCCGCCCGGCAGCCGTAG
- a CDS encoding DUF998 domain-containing protein: MRYVAGTSDRLGHAAWLAQPAYLVAEVALALLAGVRYSLADDTISALGTSCSPGEGGCSSAPLLMNLTFIGFGILQALGALPLLRDRGRPGVVGWLWVVAGVSSVGVGLLPVDAHRTTHSLVALPVFVAQPLALLLHARLLAPGRLRQVGLALATVALAGVVAFAALLGADHWSGLLERAAIWPAKLWLPLAALAAATAAGRGPSADAPPPGPPPGGTAPASPPTAPGR, translated from the coding sequence GTGCGATATGTGGCGGGGACGAGCGACCGCCTCGGGCATGCCGCCTGGCTGGCGCAGCCCGCCTACCTCGTCGCGGAGGTGGCCCTGGCCCTTCTGGCCGGGGTGCGCTACTCGCTGGCCGACGACACGATCAGCGCCCTGGGGACCTCGTGCTCGCCCGGCGAGGGCGGGTGCTCGTCGGCCCCGCTGCTCATGAACCTGACGTTCATCGGGTTCGGCATCCTCCAGGCGCTGGGGGCCCTTCCCCTGCTCAGGGACCGCGGCCGACCCGGCGTCGTGGGCTGGCTGTGGGTCGTGGCCGGGGTGTCGTCGGTGGGGGTCGGACTGCTGCCCGTGGACGCGCACCGCACCACGCACTCGCTGGTCGCGCTCCCCGTCTTCGTGGCCCAGCCGCTGGCGCTGCTGCTGCACGCCCGGCTGCTCGCGCCCGGGCGGCTGCGACAGGTGGGCCTGGCGCTGGCGACGGTGGCCCTGGCCGGCGTCGTGGCCTTCGCCGCCCTGCTCGGTGCCGACCACTGGTCGGGCCTGCTCGAGCGGGCCGCCATCTGGCCGGCGAAGCTCTGGCTACCGCTGGCTGCCCTGGCCGCCGCTACGGCTGCCGGGCGGGGTCCGTCTGCTGACGCGCCGCCACCTGGTCCTCCACCCGGCGGCACAGCACCAGCGAGCCCACCCACAGCACCAGGAAGATGA
- the ndk gene encoding nucleoside-diphosphate kinase codes for MTTQTERSLVLVKPDGFARGLSGEVLRRIEAKGYTLAALAVTTPTREQLAEHYAEHEGKPFYEPLVEFMSSGQVTAVVIEGNRCIEGFRALAGATDPTAALPGTIRGDLGRDWGKKVQENIVHGSDSPESAAREIAIWFPGLAT; via the coding sequence GTGACGACGCAGACCGAACGTTCCCTTGTCCTGGTCAAGCCCGACGGTTTCGCCCGCGGCCTCAGCGGTGAGGTGCTCCGCCGGATCGAGGCGAAGGGCTACACCCTCGCTGCGCTCGCGGTGACCACCCCGACCCGCGAGCAGCTCGCCGAGCACTACGCCGAGCACGAGGGCAAGCCGTTCTACGAGCCGCTGGTCGAGTTCATGTCGAGCGGCCAGGTGACCGCCGTCGTCATCGAGGGCAACCGCTGCATCGAGGGGTTCCGTGCGCTGGCCGGCGCCACCGACCCGACCGCGGCGCTGCCCGGCACCATCCGCGGTGACCTCGGCCGCGACTGGGGCAAGAAGGTCCAGGAGAACATCGTGCACGGCTCGGACTCCCCGGAGTCGGCCGCGCGCGAGATCGCGATCTGGTTCCCGGGGCTGGCGACCTAG
- a CDS encoding MarR family winged helix-turn-helix transcriptional regulator, with protein sequence MPPRSKSAQSAQEQYREAVATYVAAGGDESVQRVITAVNSLGRKLEQWYTRQLVDLDLSHGEWSVVAQLATADGKPLTPSRLADASNVAASSMTHRLDRMTERGLVRRSPDPQNRTRVLVELTDHGWELFEAAVREANVVESDTLAGLTREERDQLAALLEVVISGLDDLETT encoded by the coding sequence ATGCCTCCGAGGTCCAAGAGCGCCCAGAGCGCGCAAGAGCAGTACCGCGAAGCGGTCGCGACCTATGTCGCGGCCGGTGGCGACGAGTCCGTGCAGCGGGTCATCACGGCCGTCAACTCGCTGGGCCGCAAGCTCGAGCAGTGGTACACGCGCCAGCTCGTGGACCTCGACCTCTCGCACGGCGAGTGGTCAGTGGTTGCCCAGCTGGCCACCGCGGACGGCAAGCCGCTCACCCCTAGTCGGCTGGCCGACGCCAGCAACGTGGCCGCGTCCTCGATGACGCACCGGCTCGACCGGATGACCGAACGCGGCCTGGTGCGCCGCTCCCCCGACCCGCAGAACCGCACCCGGGTGCTCGTCGAGCTCACCGACCACGGGTGGGAGCTGTTCGAGGCGGCCGTGCGGGAGGCCAACGTGGTCGAGTCCGACACCCTCGCCGGGCTGACGCGCGAGGAGCGCGACCAGCTGGCCGCGCTCCTCGAAGTGGTGATCAGCGGTCTGGACGACCTGGAGACGACCTAG
- a CDS encoding MFS transporter: MRARLLILASAVAMLGWGTVLPYQYAYAATTRGWGSLVAAAASSLFSVGALLAAPVGGRLSDRMSPVLVAVGAKVVAAAGAASLIWANSPVSFLVGMFVFGLGITAAAPAQSVLVLRWVGGTDRRRVFAWQFTGQSLGMAVGAFGAGYVVDLHRTSGMWPAFSTAAGGFLLSGLLLLVAGARRWGVPVPSTEAPLAADRMGAASPREALRAIWAIPALRWTALITVTLALGFYAQFESGLPAYALTVLHVHETTIGLAAAVNCVVIIVLQMLVVRLTARRGGATLLMGVGAIWTLSWLVLSAASLAPELSAALFVTTFGIFAVGETMYAPVLNPLTASLAPSGLVGTTLGLFTALQTGFSAVGPLVAGVVLGAGFGSVFIGLHVAISLLAVFAAWRLRAAISRSEPRRAVLPATDGADPRRVVSSVG, from the coding sequence ATGCGCGCCCGCCTCTTGATCCTCGCCTCTGCCGTTGCCATGCTCGGCTGGGGCACCGTCCTGCCCTACCAGTACGCCTACGCGGCGACGACCCGCGGCTGGGGCTCGCTGGTGGCGGCGGCCGCGTCGAGCCTCTTCTCGGTGGGCGCCCTGCTGGCTGCCCCGGTGGGTGGTCGCCTGTCGGACCGGATGTCGCCGGTGCTGGTCGCCGTGGGCGCCAAGGTGGTGGCCGCCGCGGGCGCAGCCTCGCTGATCTGGGCCAACAGCCCGGTGTCCTTCCTCGTCGGCATGTTCGTCTTCGGCCTCGGCATCACCGCCGCGGCCCCCGCCCAGTCCGTCCTCGTCCTGCGCTGGGTCGGCGGCACGGACCGTCGCCGCGTGTTCGCGTGGCAGTTCACCGGCCAGTCCCTCGGCATGGCGGTCGGGGCCTTCGGGGCGGGCTACGTCGTCGACCTGCACCGCACCTCGGGCATGTGGCCGGCCTTCTCCACGGCCGCGGGGGGCTTTCTGCTCTCGGGTCTGCTCCTGCTCGTCGCCGGTGCCCGGCGATGGGGTGTGCCGGTGCCCTCGACGGAGGCGCCCCTGGCCGCTGACCGGATGGGTGCGGCCAGCCCCCGCGAGGCGCTGCGTGCCATCTGGGCGATCCCGGCGCTGCGCTGGACGGCACTGATCACGGTGACCCTGGCGCTGGGCTTCTATGCCCAGTTCGAGTCGGGCCTGCCGGCCTACGCGCTCACCGTCCTGCACGTGCACGAGACCACCATCGGCCTTGCCGCGGCGGTCAACTGCGTCGTCATCATCGTGTTGCAGATGCTGGTCGTCAGGCTCACCGCCCGGCGCGGTGGCGCGACGCTGCTGATGGGCGTCGGCGCCATCTGGACGCTGTCCTGGCTCGTGCTCTCCGCCGCGTCGCTCGCCCCCGAGCTGTCGGCAGCGCTGTTCGTCACGACCTTCGGCATCTTCGCGGTCGGCGAGACGATGTACGCCCCCGTGCTCAACCCGCTGACCGCGAGCCTGGCTCCGTCGGGCCTGGTCGGGACCACGCTGGGCCTGTTCACGGCCCTGCAGACCGGCTTCTCGGCTGTCGGCCCGCTGGTGGCCGGGGTGGTGCTGGGGGCCGGGTTCGGCAGCGTGTTCATCGGGCTGCACGTCGCGATCAGCCTGCTGGCCGTCTTCGCCGCCTGGCGGCTGCGCGCCGCCATCTCCCGATCGGAGCCACGGCGCGCCGTGCTTCCGGCGACGGACGGCGCGGATCCGCGGCGCGTCGTGTCCTCGGTGGGCTGA
- a CDS encoding rod shape-determining protein, protein MTLGRDLAIDLGTANTLVYERGRGVVLDEPSVVAVEAATGRLVAAGTRAKEMLGRTPGHVRAVRPLADGVICDADVAEQMLRYFVDRVRPSRLVRPRMVVCVPSEVTGVERRALEDAAVRSGARRVYVIEEPMAAAIGADLPVNETSASMVVDIGGGTTDVAVISLGGIVTARSVRVGGDEIDQAVIAHVKSEYSLLLGERSAEDIKVAAGSAFPLSEETSTRVRGRDLVTGLPKTVTITSQEVRRAIEGPVLQVVELVRATLDVCPPELAGDILDNGITLTGGGALLRGLDERLRHELGVPVRVAHDPLRAVVRGSGRCVEEFSTLERVLIENRRF, encoded by the coding sequence ATGACGCTGGGTCGAGACCTGGCGATCGACCTCGGCACCGCGAACACCCTGGTCTACGAGCGGGGCCGCGGGGTGGTCCTGGACGAGCCGTCCGTCGTGGCGGTCGAGGCCGCGACCGGCAGGCTGGTCGCCGCCGGCACGCGGGCCAAGGAGATGCTGGGCCGCACGCCGGGTCACGTCCGCGCGGTGCGGCCACTGGCCGACGGGGTGATCTGCGACGCCGACGTGGCCGAGCAGATGCTGCGGTACTTCGTCGACCGGGTGCGCCCGTCGCGCCTGGTCCGGCCGCGCATGGTCGTCTGCGTCCCGAGTGAGGTCACCGGCGTCGAGCGCCGCGCCCTCGAGGACGCCGCGGTCCGCTCCGGCGCCCGACGGGTCTACGTCATCGAGGAGCCCATGGCTGCGGCCATCGGCGCGGACCTGCCGGTCAACGAGACCTCGGCGTCGATGGTGGTGGACATCGGCGGCGGCACCACCGACGTCGCGGTGATCAGCCTCGGGGGCATCGTGACCGCGCGCTCCGTCCGGGTGGGGGGCGACGAGATCGACCAGGCGGTGATCGCGCACGTCAAGAGCGAGTACTCGCTGCTGCTGGGCGAGCGCAGCGCCGAGGACATCAAGGTGGCCGCCGGGTCGGCGTTCCCCCTGAGCGAGGAGACGAGCACCCGCGTGCGAGGCCGCGACCTGGTCACCGGACTGCCCAAGACGGTCACCATCACCAGCCAGGAGGTCCGCCGCGCCATCGAGGGCCCGGTCCTGCAGGTCGTCGAGCTGGTCCGCGCGACGCTGGACGTCTGCCCGCCCGAGCTGGCCGGCGACATCCTGGACAACGGGATCACGCTGACGGGTGGCGGCGCCCTGCTGCGTGGGCTGGACGAACGGCTCCGGCACGAGCTCGGCGTCCCCGTCCGGGTGGCGCACGACCCGCTGCGCGCGGTGGTGCGCGGTTCCGGGCGTTGCGTCGAGGAGTTCTCGACCCTCGAGCGCGTGCTCATCGAGAACCGCCGCTTCTGA